The nucleotide sequence GGTTGTACTTCGGCTTTATGATAGAATGTGGGTGTATTGCATATAATCGCAGCCAGTGAAACAATGAAATGCTGGTAGCGCTTGGCAGAGATCAGTCTCTACCCAAAGTATTCGCCAATTCGGTACAATTTATGAGACAATGAGTTTGGTTAAAATGCTTTCCTACTTTTAGCAACACCGTAATATTCGATAATTTGAAGATGTTTCCTAAAATGATTATTAAAACATATGTATCCTGACTCTGGATCACAACATTTCCTCTTGAATGAAGTAAATGCAAAACGATGTGAGAGCCTGCTTCTTCGTGAAAATCAGTACTCAAAACATTCGATACATGACTTTTTAAAATACCATCGGCGTCCTTGGAAAATGATATACAATCAGCATCATTGCGAGTGACattagtggaagctcgaaacaacgtcaattccccagaataatcgcattGGCAATAGGTATTCGCcttcaccctgttagggtaccacaaaaaatgctatttccaatgtcctgtaaaggacaaggaaccacgatgACGAGTTCTGAGAAATCGAACGTcaaccaataatttaccaaaaactggaCTAAAGAttctttaaaattatcatttctcaTAGCAGCAAGAAAATCGGTGGGGCGATACTGATCACCTCCTTTGATAGTATATGGaatgctattttcaaaaatgtgcttgcAAACCactttcgaataaaataattatggaaTAATGCTACGTTTATGCAAATAAGATGTGAAAAGcctaaatattttgcatttttcacccCTTCAAAGTAGGCTGGcaccctttttggggcacttgGGGGCTAGCAGCCgggcatatttggattcagcgcgaaaaatgcttcAAGAATTCAGCACTTTTTGTTACCTagacgatttttatgaaaatttattgaaaaaatacagaaatttttgcgatttttacccctttaaCCCACTCTGGCACCCCTTTGGGGGCACTTAGGGGCCGACAGACCGGCATATTCagattcagcgtgaaaaatcccATAAGAATCCACCGGTTTTAaccataaaactttccaagttgaaagttcataaaaattgtgaactttgagctttcgctgtgctTAAAAGCCCCAGCTGTGAATTGCCAGAGTGACATTTCTGAAAAGAGGGATacatatagtaacttttgggccgggtcccaaatttcaacccccctcgtacatttttttcagatgggCTCCCTGACTATATTGAAATAATTGTTTTGTGTTGTTTTGTTGCAGATTTCATTGTGCATTCATTCATTGTGAAGATGGAAGATTTCATTTGTGTCAAAGATATTAGCACTCACCTAATACCTACCACCTGCAGCCTAGAAGATTCTGTGACTGTAAATGATTACATTTGAGATGTCTTTCCCTAGTACCAATGGATTGTAGTCTATAAGTTTTAGTAcactataaaaattaattattggaAACCATCAataaatatttatgtatttcttGTATTTGTCATTTTACTTATTACATAATTATTGCATGGGACACAAGCCACTATAAAAGAAGCATCAATCATCTTTAAAACTGCTTCAATACATAATAATCACATCAATTAATTTATGATCCACAAACTTGAATTAGCATTAACATTGATTAAAATATGCTGATAATATCTAAATTGTGATCAGCGTCCTCAAAGCGGAATAAATAtgctgatttatttttaaaaatctacctcaaaaatgaagaaaaataataatttttaggcACAATCACATTTTAATAGAAAACATATGCCAGCTGGTGAGCCATGTAGACTGTATTGTCATTAGCTTTTAAACATGATGCAGAATCAACAAAAACTAAAGATAGGTATTGGAAAGTAacaactctctccttattttagcttgaaaaataaggagagagtttttgttttccaatattattggaccccttagttttggttcatcctttACCAAAgcaaaaactaaagaaaaaaatgtgcataCTACAAatgaaatactcaaaaaaacaagattcaAAGAAACATAAAGTAAAAtagaaaatgttgacaatatGTAGAATGCTGAAAACAAATTTCTTGTCAGTATTGTTTGCAAACATTCCATACTGGTTCAAATtccttgtatgtacctactgtgGAGTGGACCTTGGCGTAATGTACTCGGTCATTATGTCATTAAATCTGGAACTGTGCTGCTCATTCAGCTCACTGCTCACAGCTATGAAGTCAATTCCCTATAATCACATGCTGTTGATTATTTGATATTTGACTGCAACATTTTAACACACTAGAGGAAGTACTTCAGGTAGTATGTAGATTATCAAGATGTTGATGTACCAGATTGTCAATGATGTATGTATATGAGGAATTCAGGATGAAGATTGCAATGATTACCTATGGGAAATCTGAACATTCACATTATACAGAGTGGGAACATCTTGCAGTTTGATGAGCCAGGAACTGATTGATGAATATTGCTAGATATCTTCTTCAGTATGGGTGAATGGATGGAAAGGCAGAGTGCGACAATGGTCAAGGGAGTGAGTCTCTACAGAAAACCATGGACTAGGACAATAAGACACAGCTGTGGCTTTCAACTTCTCTGTATCATGAATTTCAATATACCAACATTCCAAAATTTCCTTCATGCTATTTCATATTTGCCAATGGCCAAGGCAACCAATAGCGTGCTAAGAACCAAATGAACCAGAAATGAGAGGATGTGATTTAACACAGACTATGAAATGATAAAGGAAGGCGATAGTGTAATGAAATCAGGgcactaattttaaaaactggagATGAGAATGACTTACACTACATTCAACAACTACACTGATTGCACGTGATTGAAAATCCAACaattacagtggagtctcgataactcaaactccgttaactcgaaaactccgataactcgaggcggagtctgtttcccttcaactctccataagactcgatgtaaaattcacttctttacctcgaagtaaaaagtccaaaaactccgataactcgaagtaaaatttttgaaaaagacaagaaaaacctctgtaagtcgaacgttgccaacgttttgcctctataactcgaatttccagttgaaaacacttgtaaattCGAATCACATTAAATACAAAACTGTTTCACATTCACATATCAGTTATCTTTAATGGTACCTATTGTACAATCTCATTCCATACTCCATACTTTAATCTTTTCGACCATGTATAATAtgtgtttccatttcattctagtaaaaaaaaaaacactcatctaaTTTAAAACTTTGCTAACTCGAAATACTTATACCAAAATTAACCTCTATATCtcaaactccgataactcgaagtcaactgTTAAAGATCCTGAAAAAACCCATCAGACATGCTAGAAGCCAATTGACAACAAAACTGGGATAGGATGCACATGATGTCTTGCAACAAATAAGCCATTCTAACCATCACTGTGTTCCATCAGTGCTTTGTGAGCATAAAGATGACAAAGTAGCACAATAGCACTACAATGAACAATGGGATCACATCACAAATTAAAATGCAACTGTAAGATGTATAACCTGCATTTCCAACAAAGCCATCATAATTGCAAATATCAACCTCTGTTACTGAGTTACATGATGAAAGCAAAGCTATATCATTCAAATAACAATTTCACAGCCAGACAAGAAAAGGAATTGAGTGGGCTTGATTCAATTACTAAGAAGCAAGGAACTACAGTAAAATCCTATTATAATGAGATTCAAGGGCACTAAGCAAAATAGAATCCATGTTATTTAGTAATATAAATacaaaaatcttggaaaattacaaaatttcctTGACATACTCAAGTAAGTTTAAAATAGATTGAATTTCAACTGTTATATAATGTCAATAATCAAATTAGGcagcaattttatcaaatgagatgaaaaccaaacaaaaaattgtgataaaaagGACATCTCTGTAAATCTCAGAGTGTAATTTCTGGGTGAATTATACATTGATTAAATGGTATTGAGACCACAACCAGAAAAAACCGCGTTGAAAGCCAAAAGGTTTTACATGCCAAAGCATTATCACAATATTTTACTAAATTATGGAAatatccattgaaaaaaataatcctatAAAACTAAATGAGGAGTTGAATAATGTTTTGAGTTGATTCACTTACCGATGTAATGCTGTTGACGACGGATGTAGATACTTCAGGACAGGAGGAAACTAGGCTAAATGTGATACCATGAACTGCTAATGGAAAACTAGTTATTGTCGGCCTTTGCTTACAAGATTTCTCTGCCTGTAGTTGTTCCACTGTTGATGAGGATTTTCTTCCTTCGATCTGAAACTAACTGGCTTGCCTCAGAAATGAACTCCTCAATTATCATaactacaacttttgttttcatAATGCTCACATGTTTCAACTACATGTGACAGTACAGTAACAAGATTGTTATGATTTATGATCTTACAACTCCAAGCCATAGCATTTCAACAAGAGACTAAATCTAAATGAGACTTACTAAgcaaaacaaaaccaaaaaaaaagcttccacAACacgtttgtaaaaaaatcatttattatcGATTCGGTTAGTTCTAAATCACATTCTTTAAAATCTCGCCATACTTTCCCTCTTCCTTAACACAGATAAGTCGGTCTAGGTATATGCTATAAAAACAATACAACCTCTATCCGAGGCCAAATAAGATTATCAAAATCGACAatggaagaaattatttttaaaaaacaacatcaCATTGAAGGAGGGGAAATGACATGATACTaataataaatatgtatttatattACCCCTCCTCCACATAACACTGGTATAGAGCTATGCTTATATGCATGATGTACTCAATTGTACAATACATCCATCGCAACAGCATAACTTACCAAAATATCAATGACTTCAGAGAGACTAGACATGGTGACACATGTCACATCGAATTTGTCTTTCATaagaagcaattttttttaaaaaaaaaaaggaaaggaaCATGTaacaaattgtttttcaacattttgataataAGGTGGAAGAaggtaatttgaaattaccaaGGTAGAGCTTAAAATACATTCACAGGTTCAATGTTCAACTCTCTCCACTACTCGGTAAATCATTATCGAAGAACGCTAATTACaattataaaattaccaaaaatcaatcgGCTAGAAAATACAACGACGTgataaatattacaaaaatggaaaataaattacGCGGGTagtataaatttacaaaaaaagaagaCCTTCCGTAACTGGTAATTCGTTTTAGATTTACATATGAAAGATCATCATTGAAGGTGACGGTTTGGGGGAGTAAATCTAAACGCTAACTGGCACGGATTGATTTTCATCAAAGATCACATTAGGTTCATCAGCGCATTTCCACAGGCCATATGATTTGCCAACGTTAGTTTGCCAAAGTCTCACAGTACCATCTTCTGAACCAGAAGCGTAGAGTTCTCCATCAGGTGAGAATCTAACGCAATGAAGTGGTCCGAAATGTCCTTTGTATGCTTctgcaattgaaaaaataatggtaTGAGTACTGAAATTATTACTTACCAATTCTTAAGATACTGGAAAGGGAATGGAATACTTTGAATAATTCAATTAATACTATTTATCTATGACTTGGGAGATCTGGATGGATGAAAGATCTATAGATATGATAGATATTGCACAGAGCTGTACAAAAAAAGGCATGAAACAGGACTTGGAAAGAGAAACCCAGAGGAACAAAAACAGTTTGCATTTGAAATAAGTTTAAACCCGCTTTGAAACAATAACCAGAAAGTTACCTTttgaaaccagaaaaaaaatgttaaagcACACTGAGAACCTTTTGGAAACCAGAACCTAAAACCAGTCATTTTCAAAGGTTCTGAAAACCACTATTGTCGCCACCAATTCAAAATGGTTTTCAACCCTGGCATTACTCTCTATGGCAAAGACTGTggctggaataatttttaaatcagtggtgtgaaaaataattgaaaaattggtagtTGGGACAACACAGTGCTCTACACAAATCTTGCTGGATGAAGTGAGTGAGACAATTTATGCAATGGACAAAGGAAAAGATCATGTATGTGATTGCATTGAGGTTAACCCAAAATCATCTGGATTCTGTTACATCTATTTTGGGTTCACATAAAATTATATTGTTTTTGGttgggttttggttttgggttcttgaaaaataatttcggtTTTGGGTCAGATTCAATGAGAAGTGACatataattttcagtgattttaatgctcATCTGAATGCTTTTAACCCAAGTTTTCATTGACATCTTTCTAACAAGATTCTAAAATGCACctcttttttcaagtaaatggatttttgggccatttcctgaaatatttttgtgattttctggGACTTTGATGCTTTTACCAGTATTTTTGTATTGTTTCAACataatttcaatgttttcccCAAAAACCCGAaaccaaaatgatttgaattgaTATTGGGTTCTGGTTACAGGTTGAGAGTAACATTGAAATCTGAATCTATTTCAGTTTCAGGTTTTGGAAAACTATAATGGGTTGAGTTTTGGTTTGTTTTGGGTAGTAATTTGAATCGGGTTTTGAGTAGTTCCAGTTTTAAGGGCTATTCTGGGCAGGGCTTgcaaactgaaactgaaaccccaaaaaccgattacaattgcttaaaatcaaaaccaaaaccaaaactgggAGCATTATTTTCTCAGATTCAGAACCGAAACCAAGAGCGTAACCAattcttccctctaaaaaatgtagaaagaaactgattcctttgaaatcaaaatcttcaACCAAAACTGGAAGgagagagataatattttaagaaaccaaaaccaaaaccttcactttttcaaaaaacataaaaccgaaaccaaaactgagagtgatatctatccggttttcaagtCCTGATTTTGGGCCAACTGACAGCCTTATGCTCTGTATGGAATCACTGGAATGGAACTAGGAAACGATTATCAACTTTTAAGATGCAGGCAAGAGAAATCATGTGCATTTTGGGCAGAGTCTAATGTTatcaactaaattttcaaatttattcctTGGAAACAAAAAAGATGCTTTTTTGACCAGGTTTCAAGTTTTGACtgtttgaaaaaccaaaaactgaaaaatgatgaaatgaattaACTTGTCTTGAAAATGGTAAGGAAACGATTGTCAACTTTTAAGATGCAGGCAAGAGAAATCATGTGCATTTTGGGCAGAGTCTAATGTTAttaactaaattttcaaatttattctttggaaacaaaaaagatacttttttgACCAGGTTTCAAGTTTTACtgtttgaaaaaccaaaaactgaaaaatgatgaaatgaatcaGCTTGtcttgaaaatggtaaaattctgattcaGTGGGGCATGCAGTCTTTCCACACCATGAATGTCATGAGATTAAAtggtttctttttctctttctttacTGTTTTTTAGCAGCTCCAGCTGTGTTATTacacataaaatttcatcaattttgccaacatttgaacattttttctatgTTTGCAGGGGCTAATTAGTTTTTGCAGCAATTTGACAAATTGGgtaggattttaaaaattctactgATTTTCCGacagttttgagattttttcaatatagtGAGCCATCTTTCtacattttttagaatgttagCAATCTTTCTACActttagttgaattttgacgGGGTTTCAAGTTAAGCTTCTCTTCAACTTATCCTgccatttttctttattttgcgCCATATTTCAAAAGTTTGCCAAACATTGGcaatattttgttgattttttccatgcttgttttcttctgaattttattcaaattgccATTTAATTTTTGCTGTCTTTTCAAgtcttaattaattttcaacgatcATTTTCTGGCTtaacttttatcaaaaattaaaatttaaaatttcggaaaaataaGGACTTTTGGGTTTAAAAAAGTAccttttcctgaattttttgaagaagaaagatcatttgacaaaaataaatactttttaTTTGCTGGGAGTACCTGTTAGACAATCATCCTGAGCAACAACTGGACACTTTCCATAATATTTAGAGCAACTTTCGtgtcattttttctgattttcatcatcttttcgccaaatttttggTATTCTTTGGACAATATCtcaaatcatttttgttttagacATTCTGATAATATAACGAGTTGGCAATTtactaatttcaatattcaaaaattactacctaCTCACTTAaagaattttggtgaaaattcacCGAGAAAATGAGTTGTCATaatataaaaaaagaagaacgaCTTTCAACCCTTCTCATCATCAAATGTATTCCGAACACACTTTTTTCAAAGACCGAAGCAGTAAATCTCGCCTCCATCGAGTCAAAAATTTACGAGACatgaaaaaactttcaagatTTGTCATATACCAGGCAAACACACCAACGTAACTAGAGTTGCCGACCCATCAATTAGAAGGGCACACAAACAATGTTCGAAACAACCCaccaggtaggtaggtagtgtaATTAAAGTACAACTACGatactataaataattttactcACCTAATTCGATTCCGGAAATATAATCGTATTTATACATGATTAAATCTTCGCCACCGCACACGAATACTGATTTATTCGGATGTAACGAAGCCGAATAAACTTTGGttgggattttcatttcttgaaggCACGATAATCTGTAAAAATAGAACGTCAAATTACTCCAATACTCGTATACCTGACAAATGATCTACGTAGGTAGGTGCCTATTGCCTAAGTGAATCGATTCGACGATCATTCGCCGCAGCACGTGCACTCgtgcgagtgtttttttttggtttacgCCAAAAAACACTTGTAATTTGCTTTTTATTGAACTGCGTAGTGTATTACGTACTTCTACAGGTACCTCGACTACTACAAAATATCATAACAACATTGTATTTACAAATTCAACACTTCACTTACCCATCACAAGTAAGGAATGAGACCGAATTTCCATGAGCGACGGTGAAGGTGGTTTCATCTTGAGATACTTCTAAACTATTCGGACACgaactaaaattgattttttgcacTTCCTAcgtcgaaacaaaaaaattatcaataagaGGATTAGtatttaataataaataaattgaaaatatacgtAAATTGATGGTGAGGCGTAAAATTGCAAACATGATGTACTCACTTGACCCGATATTCTATCCCATATTCTGAGCGTTTGATCTTCGGAACAAGATACCAgcattttatcattattgaaGAACGTGACGTGTTTTAAATTATTGGTATGGCCGACAAAGGTAGCCGGagctgtaatttaaaaaaaattaatttcattattatgAATTCTCATTATTAATTACTTATAACAAAATAatatacatttttaaattaaaataccaaTGATACAGCCAGTTTACTAACTTGTTTCGATTTTCGACTGTtttattgagagaaaaaaaattaatcaaattttagttcaaCTCGTGCCCTAGGaggtcgattttttcaaaatgaagatgaGCTCATTGCCAGGAACATCCAAATAAAATCATTAGGAATTTTCAAGGATCATTAAGAGGGAGCTAGGGCCCCCAAATTAGaagcaaaaatacaaaaaattcatctatgTATAGCCAAAATTTAAATCCAAACGAGAGGATTCGGAAGAGATAAATATCAGGAAATAATTTTGACTTCTTTCAATCACAATCGAGGCGAtggaagagggagggggggggtgaaaaattaatgagaaaGATAGGTTGaatgtctccaaaattttgaaaatcaaaatttctgtcatttttgcacattttgtcGCCACATTAATTCTTCTTTGATCTTAAAACCAGAGAATCGGTACATACACAAAAAAATGCCCATGACCCTCAAGTGTGATATTTAGGAACAGCACGAAAAATGACAGAAGCGCAGAAAATTTTATATCCGCTGAATAAAGGAGTTATTTCACGCCCATTGACCctaagtttcgaaaaaaaaaaaaataaatattagcACACTAAAGCAAAGGTTACCCCCCCtccaaatttcaagtaaaaatgaaatattttagagTTATTCAAAAAGTGACCTTGTGATCTATCAAAACGTGTTAAAAATTCTCGAGAACTTCGAatatatcaataaaaaaaaaattttgagcaattctgaatAATTTGGAGTTCAAAAATGAGTCGTGATTATcgagacttttgaaaaaatgctatgCAGCCTATTAGAATGGGTTGAAATCTCGCGacgatttcaaaattgcgacaaaaaatgttctatgagcatttctgaagaatttcgAGCCCAAAATCGAGTActgaatttctaaatttatgtaaaataGTGTCACGCAATCTACCTCAAAATGCGgtaaaactttggaaaaaatattcaaatattttaatcaaaatttattctgagaatttttgaagaattttaaatccaaaattgagtTAACTTTAAATTGCATACAGAGAAAACCCAGCGATATCACAAAacaaaacgaattaaaaatttaaaaaaactatttaGGTAAGTTCCTGATGTTTGAAATATTACCTAATTGGGCTCATTTTGATactcaattttcagctcaaaattctacaaaaatattgGGAAAAAGCTTCGATAGGTctagaaatatttgaataattttaccccgaaatttcaacccattttgataggttggaAAATTGTGATTCACGTcagttttgggctcaaaattcttcagatgTGCTCTAGAAGCATAATAActcaatatttgaaattttaggaaaatttcaacccattttgatgagtCAGCACGTGGCATTTCTTCaagaatcccaaaaatcatgactcaattt is from Planococcus citri chromosome 1, ihPlaCitr1.1, whole genome shotgun sequence and encodes:
- the wmd gene encoding serine-threonine kinase receptor-associated protein, coding for MFNMSVKQVPLTCGGHTRPVVNLAFSGISEHGYFLISACKDGKPMLRQGETGDWIGTFEGHKGAVWGVALNHDGTKAATGAADFSAKIWNAVTGEEILSLQHNHIVKSVDFSSDGNYFVTGSNEKIIRVFDLNKLDEAPATFVGHTNNLKHVTFFNNDKMLVSCSEDQTLRIWDRISGQEVQKINFSSCPNSLEVSQDETTFTVAHGNSVSFLTCDGLSCLQEMKIPTKVYSASLHPNKSVFVCGGEDLIMYKYDYISGIELEAYKGHFGPLHCVRFSPDGELYASGSEDGTVRLWQTNVGKSYGLWKCADEPNVIFDENQSVPVSV